The DNA sequence ATACAGCAATTCGAGCATGGCGTCATCGCGTTGACCTAGTGGCGTAGTTGGATCAGGGGCAGCCAACAGGCGATCTACTTCCTCCAGCCCCAATACCGTAGGCAGACCTTTGGGGAGCTTAGGAGAGTCCAGCCATTCAAGGGGATTATGCGAAGTCGTTCCCTGGCGCAGCAGGAAACGATAGAGCTGTCGGACGGCACTGAGTTTACGAGCCCGGCTGCGGGGGCCAACGCCTTGCTCTTCGAGATGATTCAAGAAAAATTGCAGATCTTCCAGGGTCGTTTCATCCCACCGGCTGCGGCCGAGTCCTGTCAGGAAGGAACGCAATCCCGCCAGGTCATGGGCATAGGCTTCCACCGTCAGGGGGGCCAGACCACGTTCAACGATGAGATGCTGGAAAAACTGTTCTACGGCGGCGTCCATGCATCAGTGATCTTTCTTGCAGAATTATAAGCCCGCGGTTTTACTGAATAAATATAGTTTCCGGTTGTTGGTCAAGAATTAGGGTCTGTACAGGCTAGAAAGCCTGTTCCACCGGCAAATGATTTTCATGGTTTGCGGGTAATTTACAGGTTATGAAAATCAGTAAACGATAATATATATTGTATTAAGAGGTGCCGGCAAGGAAATAGCGCTAAGACATTTGCTTTACCGTCTCCTGCCGGCGGAGCCGAAGATAATCCTGGGGTGATGTCCCTTCTCTCGGATGGTTCCCCCTCGATAGAGACTGGTTCAATTTGCTGCTTGTTTTTTTATAAAAATGTGTTTATAATTTAAAGGTTATGACAATCGGGTAGTGTTACCCGGAATGTAAGATGAGGAGATGATCACGCTATGAAGAAAGGCATTCATCCTAAATACTATCAGACCACGGTACGTTGTGCCTGCGGTTTTGAATTCCCTACCGGCTCCACGCAGGAAAATATCCGGGTGGAGATCTGTTCCAAGTGCCATCCGTTTTTTACCGGTAAGCAGAAACTGATCGACTCAACCGGCCAGGTGGAGCGGTTTGTCAAGCGGTATGCGAAGTTTAACAAGAATGCCGAGGCCGACGCGGCTCAGGAGTAAGGCGACATGGCGGGTAATCAACCCCCGTTTCCGGTGGGTGGGCAGGCGGTGATCGAAGGGGTGATGATGCGGGCCCAAGATCGGTTGGCCATTGCCGTAAAACGGCCTGACGGCTCCGTCGTCCTGAAGGAAGATACCCTGCACACCCTGGCACAGCGGTTTCCTTTTCTCAAGTGGCCTTTCCTGCGCGGTCCGGTGATCCTCCTGGAGGCCATTGTTTACGGCATTAAGGCCCTGAGTTTTTCAGCTCATGCCTCTTTGGACGAAGAAGAGGAACAGCTGTCGTCCTGGCAGATGTTTCTGACCATCCTTTTTGCCTTTGGCATGGCTATCGCCTTTTTCGGGCTATTGCCTCATTATCTGAGCGGTTTGGCGGGGTGGCTCTGGGGAGCACAGTTGACAGTGGACAATTTCAGTTTCCATGTAGTTGACGGCGTTCTCAAGATCGTTTTTTTCCTCCTTTACGTCTGGTTTATTTCGTTCCTGAAAGACATTCGCCGGGTCTTTGAGTATCACGGAGCCGAACACAAATCCATTTTCACTTTTGAGGCCGGTGAGGCCCTGACAGTGGAAAATGCCAGGAAACATCAGATCTGGCATCCCCGTTGCGGTACTTCTTTTATCCTGGTGGTGCTGTTAATCAGTATTGTTGTCTTTACCGTGCTTTTCCCTCTGTTGCCCGGACTGCAGGTCGGTGGCAGGTTTACCACTAATCTCTTACAGGTGGGGATCAAGATCCTCCTCATGTTTCCGATTGCGTCGATTTCCTACGAAGTCATCCGCCTTGGAGGGCGTTATACCGACCATCCTCTCTGTAAGGTGGTCTTGTGGCCGGGATTGATGACGCAGCGCCTGACCGCCAAGGAGCCTTCCGATGAGCAGTTGGAGGTGGCGTTGAAGGCCCTGCGGGCTGTTGTCGGCCAGGAGTGCAAGCTTTCCCCGCCGGTTCTTTAGCGTCTCCCCAGTCAAGCCTTTTTACCCTTATCAGTGTGGCCCTAGACGCCTACACTTCTGAATGAACCTTTTAGCGGCCAGCTTGCTGGCAACACTATTCTTATGTTAATTGAACGGCTGCATGCCATTGAAAACAGATACCTGGAGTTGGAAGCGCGGTTGAGCGAACCGGAGACCATCAAGAACCAGGAGCTCTACCAGCAATATGCCCGGGAACATGCCGAACTGAGCCCGTTAATCCAGATTTTTCGGCAGCACCAGCAGGTGGAGAGAGAGTGCGACAATAATCAGGCGCTTCTCAAAACTGAAACAGATGAAGAGATAAAAGAGTTGGCCCGGGAAGAAATTCAGCAGTTAAAAGAGCGGCTCGAACATCTCGAAAATGAATTGCGTTTCCTCCTGCTGCCCAAAGATCCGAACGACGCCAAAAACATCCTCTTGGAAATCAGGGCTGGAACCGGCGGCGAGGAGGCAGCGCTGTTTGCCGCCGAGCTTTTCCGCATGTATACCCGCTTTGCCGAACAACACGGCTGGAAGGTTGAAATCCTGAGCCACAATCCCACCGGCATCGGGGGGCTGAAGGAGATCATTGCCCTGATCTCCGGTCAGCAGGTGTATAGTCTGCTCAAATACGAGAGCGGGGTGCATCGGGTGCAGCGGGTGCCGACTACGGAATCGCAGGGACGGATCCATACCTCGGCCGTGACCGTGGCCATCCTCCCGGAGGCCGAGGACGTGGATGTCCAGATCAGCCCGGAAGAGCTGCGAATCGACGTCTTCCGCTCCTCCGGCCCCGGCGGCCAGAGCGTGAACACCACTGATTCGGCGGTGCGCATCACCCATCTGCCTACGGGGATGGTGGTTACCTGTCAGGATGAAAAGTCCCAGCACAAGAACAAGGCCAAGGCCCTCAAGGTGCTGCAGGCCCGCTTGCTGGATATCAAGCAACAGGAACAACACCAGAAAATGGCCCAGGATCGCAAGAGCCAGGTGGGCAGCGGCGACCGCAGTGAACGCATCCGGACCTATAACTTCCCTCAGGGACGGGTCACCGACCACCGGCTGGGTCTCACCCTCTACCGTTTGGAGGCCTTTCTCGAAGGAGGACTCGATGAGCTGCTGGACGCCCTGGTTTCCTATTACCGCACCGAAGCCCTAAAACAACAGGCGGCATGACCTCGGCCCCATCCACTGCCTGGACCATCCTCAAAGTTCTCCGCTGGAGCTGCAGCTATCTGGAGGCCAGGGGCGTCAGCGAACCCCGGCCCTCGGCCGAAGTCCTGCTGGCCCACTGCCTGGGCGGCAGCCGCCTTGACCTCTACCTCCACTACGATCAACCCCTGGGCGAGAACGAGCTGAGCTGCTATAAAAAGTTGCTGAAACGCCGGCTGGCGCATGAGCCGACCCAATATATTACCGGTCGGCAAGAGTTCTGGTCCCTGGACTTTCTGGTTACTCCGGCCGTGCTCATTCCCCGACCGGAGACCGAGTTGTTGGTGGAAGTGGCGGCGGCTTATTTGCAAGGGCAAAGAGCCGAAGAAACCTCTGTGCGGCTTATTGACGTCGGTACCGGCAGCGGCGTGCTGGCCGTGGTGCTGGCCAAAGAGCATCCGCAGGCGCAGGTGACGGCGTTGGACCAGTCGTGGGAAGCTCTCTGCCTGGCCCGGCAAAATGCCCGGCGGCATGGAGTGGAGGAGCGTATCCGGTTTATCATGGGCGACCTATTGGCAGCGCTCCGTCCCGAAGCTCAGTTTGACCTGATTGTTTCCAACGCTCCGTATGTTCCTACTGCGGAATGGTTGCGTCTACCTTCGGACATCAAAGATTATGAACCCCGTCTGGCCTTGGATGGCGGGGGGGATGGCCTGGACGTCATCCGTCGGCTGGTGCAGGCGGCGCCTGGCTATCTCAAAGCAGGGGGGCTGTTGGCGTTGGAAGTCGGCCAGGGTCAGTCGGCGGCGGTGGAACAGCTTTTGGCCCACGGCGGCGCTTTTACTCCGGCGGAAATCCGGCGTGATTTTCAGTATATCCCCCGAGTAGTGTCGGCTCGCCGCCTGAATTAATACCGCTTCTCATACCTGTTCGCACCCAAAAGGAAATTACCGGTCGGGGCTGAAAATATTACCATAAAATAGTTGTTATCATATGTGGCGACGAATCTTGTGTTCGCTCCTAGCTAAAGGTGGATACCAGATTCGC is a window from the Desulfobacca acetoxidans DSM 11109 genome containing:
- the rpmE gene encoding 50S ribosomal protein L31 — encoded protein: MKKGIHPKYYQTTVRCACGFEFPTGSTQENIRVEICSKCHPFFTGKQKLIDSTGQVERFVKRYAKFNKNAEADAAQE
- a CDS encoding DUF1385 domain-containing protein, with product MAGNQPPFPVGGQAVIEGVMMRAQDRLAIAVKRPDGSVVLKEDTLHTLAQRFPFLKWPFLRGPVILLEAIVYGIKALSFSAHASLDEEEEQLSSWQMFLTILFAFGMAIAFFGLLPHYLSGLAGWLWGAQLTVDNFSFHVVDGVLKIVFFLLYVWFISFLKDIRRVFEYHGAEHKSIFTFEAGEALTVENARKHQIWHPRCGTSFILVVLLISIVVFTVLFPLLPGLQVGGRFTTNLLQVGIKILLMFPIASISYEVIRLGGRYTDHPLCKVVLWPGLMTQRLTAKEPSDEQLEVALKALRAVVGQECKLSPPVL
- the prfA gene encoding peptide chain release factor 1 gives rise to the protein MLIERLHAIENRYLELEARLSEPETIKNQELYQQYAREHAELSPLIQIFRQHQQVERECDNNQALLKTETDEEIKELAREEIQQLKERLEHLENELRFLLLPKDPNDAKNILLEIRAGTGGEEAALFAAELFRMYTRFAEQHGWKVEILSHNPTGIGGLKEIIALISGQQVYSLLKYESGVHRVQRVPTTESQGRIHTSAVTVAILPEAEDVDVQISPEELRIDVFRSSGPGGQSVNTTDSAVRITHLPTGMVVTCQDEKSQHKNKAKALKVLQARLLDIKQQEQHQKMAQDRKSQVGSGDRSERIRTYNFPQGRVTDHRLGLTLYRLEAFLEGGLDELLDALVSYYRTEALKQQAA
- the prmC gene encoding peptide chain release factor N(5)-glutamine methyltransferase, with translation MTSAPSTAWTILKVLRWSCSYLEARGVSEPRPSAEVLLAHCLGGSRLDLYLHYDQPLGENELSCYKKLLKRRLAHEPTQYITGRQEFWSLDFLVTPAVLIPRPETELLVEVAAAYLQGQRAEETSVRLIDVGTGSGVLAVVLAKEHPQAQVTALDQSWEALCLARQNARRHGVEERIRFIMGDLLAALRPEAQFDLIVSNAPYVPTAEWLRLPSDIKDYEPRLALDGGGDGLDVIRRLVQAAPGYLKAGGLLALEVGQGQSAAVEQLLAHGGAFTPAEIRRDFQYIPRVVSARRLN